The nucleotide sequence GAATCCTCGGTCAGTGAACCGACGGTAGTGCGCTTCTGTCGTGCGATGGGCTTTGCCGGCTTCCAGGACTTCAAGCTCCAGCTGGCGCAACGCCTGGCCACGGGCACCCAGTTCGCCCAGTTCTCGATGAATGACTCCGACAGCGTGGCGGAGTTCTCTCACTCGCTGTTCGATTCCACCATCGGCACGCTGCTGTCAGTGCGTGACCGTCTGGATGCCGAAGCCGTCGCACGCGCCATCCACTCGCTGGCCTCCGCCAGCCGGGTCGAGTTCTACGGCTATGGCGCCTCGGGTGCCGTGGCCCACGATGCCCAGCACAAGTTCTTTCGTCTGCAGATCTCCACTGCCGCCTACACCGACCCGCACATGCAGAACATGTCAGCGGTGACGCTGGGGCCGCGCGACGTGGTGGTCGCCATCTCCCAGACCGGACGCACCAAGGCGCTGATCGCCAGCGTGCGTCTGGCACGGGATGCCGGCGCGACCGTCATCGGCCTGTGTCCCAGCGGCTCGCCGCTGGCGGATGAGGTCACGCTGCCGCTGCATATCGATGTGCACGAAGATACCGAGATCTATACGCCGATGAGCTCACGCATCGCGCACCTGGTGATCGTCGATACGCTGGCGGTCGGTGTCGCCAAGGCGCGTGGGCCCAAGCTCAAGGAGCAACTGGAAGCGGTCAAGAAGAGCCTCGCCACCCTGCGCATCGACGACCACGATTTCGATACCCACTGAGTTCTCGTCACTCAGCACTCGCCAGCAGGATATTGCCCGACAGGGATCAACCATCAGGGGTGCACAAGGCAAGGAAGAGCAAGGCAGGCCGCTGTGATAAGGTGGATGCCTGAACAGGGGCAGTGAATCTCATGCTGCTCCGCTCCTCGATTCCTCTGCCCTGTGGTGAGCCCTGCATGTCCGAATCGCCCCTCCTCGATCACCTCAACACGCATCAGCGTGAGGCCGTGTCCGCGCCGCCGGGCAACATGCTGGTACTGGCGGGGGCCGGTTCCGGCAAGACCCGCGTGCTGGTTCACCGCATCGCCTGGCTGATGGACCAATATCAGTTCTCGCCCTACGCCATCCTGTCGGTGACCTTCACCAACAAGGCCTCGCGGGAGATGCGCACGCGTCTCGAGGCGCTCAATGGCAGCAGCCTGCGCCACATGTGGGTCGGCACCTTCCACTCCATCAGTCACCGTCTACTGCGCACCCACTGGCAGGAGGCGCGCCTGCCTGAGCACTTCCAGATCATCGACAGTGATGACCAGCTGCGCATGGTCAAGCGGCTGCTCAAGGAGCACAACGTCGATGATGAGCGCTGGCCGCCCAAGCAGGTCCAGTACTTCATCGCCGGCTGCAAGGAGGAAGGTCTGCGCGCCCATCAGGTCCAGACCCATGGCGATGCCTACATGGGCAAGATGGTCGAGATGTACGAGCTCTATCAGCTCGCCTGTGAACGCGGCGGCCTGGTCGATTTCGGTGAGCTGCTGCTGCGCTCGCTGGAGCTGCTGCGCGATACGCCGCATCTGCTGGCGCATTACCGCGAGCGCTTCGCCCACCTGCTGGTCGACGAGTTCCAGGATACCAATACCCTGCAGTACGCCTGGCTGAAGCTGCTGGCCGGCGATCGCGAGTGCATGACCGTGGTCGGCGATGATGACCAGTCCATCTACGGCTGGCGTGGCGCGCGGGTCGAGAACATCCAGCGCTTCACCGAGGAGTTCGCCAATACCCGGGTGGTGCGTCTGGAGCAGAACTACCGCTCCTCCAGCGCCATCCTGGAGGCTGCCAACGCCTTGATCAGCCACAACGGCGGGCGCATGGGCAAGGAGCTGTGGACCGACAGCGGCCGTGGCGAGCGGATTCGGGTCTATGCCGGCTTCAACGACATCGACGAATCGCGCTACATCGCCGATACCATCCGCGAACTGGTCAATGAGCATGGTTACAGTCGCGACGAGATCGCGATCCTGTATCGCTCCAACGCCCAGTCACGCGTGCTGGAGGAGACGCTGATCCGCCAGGGCATGCCGTATCGCATCTATGGCGGCCAGCGTTTCTATGAGCGTCTCGAGATCAAGAACGCGCTCGCCTACCTGCGTCTGATGAACAACCGCGAGGACGATGCCGCCCTGGAGCGCGTGATCAACGTGCCGGCGCGTGGCATCGGCATGCGCACCGTCGAGCAGCTGCGCGAGCGTGCGCGCTACGGCAACCTGACCATGTGGCAGGCGATGAGCGATGCGGTTTCCGATGGCGCCCTCAAGGGGCGCGCCGCCACCGCCGTGCGTGCCTTCGCCGACATCATCGATGGCCTCGACAACGACACCGCCGGCATGGCGCTGCATGAGCTGGTCGAGCACGTCATCCACGTCTCCGGCCTGCGCGAGCATCACGCCGCCGAGAAGGGCGAGAAGGGCCAGGCGCGCCTCGAGAACCTTGCCGAGCTGGTCAACGCCTGTCGCGCCTTCAGTCAGGGCGAGCGCATGGACCCGGAAGCCCCCAGCGAAGGGGCCGAGGCGCTGGAGCCCTTCCTCGCCGAAGCCGCGCTGGATGCCGGTGATCATGAAGCCGCCGAAGGCGAGGAATGCGTACAGATGATGACGCTGCACTCCGCCAAGGGGCTCGAATTCCCGGTGGTGTTCGTCGCCGGGGTCGAGGAAGGGCTGTTCCCGCACAAGATGTCACTGGAGGAGCCGGGGCGCCTCGAGGAAGAGCGTCGCCTGTGCTACGTCGGTGTCACCCGTGCCATGCAGCGCCTCTACCTGACCTACGCCGAGCTGCGGCGCATGCACGGCAAGGAGACCTTCCAGCGACCGTCGCGCTTCCTGCGTGAGCTGCCGGAAGAGCTGCTGGAGGAAGTGCGCCTGCGTGGCCAGGTCTCGCGTCCGGTCTCGACCCAGCGTGCTACGCCGAATCGTCGCCCCTCCGGGCCGCGTCAGGAGAGTGTCGAGGCCAATGGCGACATGCCGGCGCTGTCGCTCGGCAGCCTGGTGCGTCATCCGTTGTTCGGCGAGGGCGTGGTCATCAACGCCGAAGGCCAGGGCGAGCGAGCGCGTGTGCAGATCAGCTTCGAGGGCGAAGGCGACAAGTGGCTGGTGCTGGGCTTCGCCAAGCTGGAAGTGCTGAGCTGACCCTCTAGACAGCAGGCGCTGACGCGAGGCGCTGGCGGCCAAGTACCGGCAAGAGACGTCGCGCGGAGAAGGGCGCGGCACTACGGCCTTGGTGCAGTTGTGGGCCATCCATGGGTCGCGGCATAGTGGCAGATAATCTGCTGTCTTGATGCCGCGTCATGCATTGCCCACAACTCGAACAAGGAACGCCCCATGCAACGCCGCCGTTTTCTCTCTGCTCTGGGGGCCGGTGCTGCCGGTCTCGCCGCTGCACCTTTCGTCTCCACGGCCAATGCCGCCGAGGAGGAAACCATCCACTGGAAGATGGTGACCTCCTGGCCGAAGAACTTCCCGGCACTGGGCACCGGTGCCAATGAGTTCGCCAGTCTGATCGGGAAGCTTTCCGGTGGTCGTCTTCAGGTCAAGGTCTATGGGGCCGGTGAGATGGTGCCGGCTTTGGAAGTCTTCGACGCCGTGTCTTCCGGGACAGCCCAGATGGGCCACTCGGCGTCCTATTACTGGAAGGGCAAGGTACCTGCCGCCCAGTTCTTCACCGCCGTGCCCTTCGGCATGAATACCACCGAGACCAACGCCTGGCTGTATCACGGCGATGGCATGAAGCTGTGGGACGAGATCTACGCGCGTCACAACCTCAAGCCGCTGGCGGTGGGCAATACCGGCACCCAGATGGCCGGCTGGTTCAACAAGGAAGTGAACAGTCTCTCGGACATGAAAGGCCTGAAGATCCGCCTGCCGGGGCTCGCGGGTGAAGTGATGAACCGCATCGGTGCCAGTGCGGTGAATCTGCCGGGCAGCGAGATCTTCACTGCGATGGAGACCGGTGTGATCGACGCCACCGACTGGGTCGGTCCCTACAATGATCTGGCCTTCGGTCTGCATCAGGTGGCC is from Cobetia marina and encodes:
- the hexR gene encoding transcriptional regulator HexR, with translation MSHAIFDDLRSRMENFRRSEQKVARYVLRHPEEVIHMRIVDLASESSVSEPTVVRFCRAMGFAGFQDFKLQLAQRLATGTQFAQFSMNDSDSVAEFSHSLFDSTIGTLLSVRDRLDAEAVARAIHSLASASRVEFYGYGASGAVAHDAQHKFFRLQISTAAYTDPHMQNMSAVTLGPRDVVVAISQTGRTKALIASVRLARDAGATVIGLCPSGSPLADEVTLPLHIDVHEDTEIYTPMSSRIAHLVIVDTLAVGVAKARGPKLKEQLEAVKKSLATLRIDDHDFDTH
- the uvrD gene encoding DNA helicase II, with protein sequence MSESPLLDHLNTHQREAVSAPPGNMLVLAGAGSGKTRVLVHRIAWLMDQYQFSPYAILSVTFTNKASREMRTRLEALNGSSLRHMWVGTFHSISHRLLRTHWQEARLPEHFQIIDSDDQLRMVKRLLKEHNVDDERWPPKQVQYFIAGCKEEGLRAHQVQTHGDAYMGKMVEMYELYQLACERGGLVDFGELLLRSLELLRDTPHLLAHYRERFAHLLVDEFQDTNTLQYAWLKLLAGDRECMTVVGDDDQSIYGWRGARVENIQRFTEEFANTRVVRLEQNYRSSSAILEAANALISHNGGRMGKELWTDSGRGERIRVYAGFNDIDESRYIADTIRELVNEHGYSRDEIAILYRSNAQSRVLEETLIRQGMPYRIYGGQRFYERLEIKNALAYLRLMNNREDDAALERVINVPARGIGMRTVEQLRERARYGNLTMWQAMSDAVSDGALKGRAATAVRAFADIIDGLDNDTAGMALHELVEHVIHVSGLREHHAAEKGEKGQARLENLAELVNACRAFSQGERMDPEAPSEGAEALEPFLAEAALDAGDHEAAEGEECVQMMTLHSAKGLEFPVVFVAGVEEGLFPHKMSLEEPGRLEEERRLCYVGVTRAMQRLYLTYAELRRMHGKETFQRPSRFLRELPEELLEEVRLRGQVSRPVSTQRATPNRRPSGPRQESVEANGDMPALSLGSLVRHPLFGEGVVINAEGQGERARVQISFEGEGDKWLVLGFAKLEVLS
- a CDS encoding TRAP transporter substrate-binding protein, with product MQRRRFLSALGAGAAGLAAAPFVSTANAAEEETIHWKMVTSWPKNFPALGTGANEFASLIGKLSGGRLQVKVYGAGEMVPALEVFDAVSSGTAQMGHSASYYWKGKVPAAQFFTAVPFGMNTTETNAWLYHGDGMKLWDEIYARHNLKPLAVGNTGTQMAGWFNKEVNSLSDMKGLKIRLPGLAGEVMNRIGASAVNLPGSEIFTAMETGVIDATDWVGPYNDLAFGLHQVAKYYYSPAWNEPSAILEGTVNLEAWQALPEDLQQVVIQAARIANHAMVDEFALRNATALTSLVEEHGVELREFPQDVYAALFKASNEVLDEFIAKDEDARRVYESYRAFQQQVAPWTRIGEQGFLDARARVLGES